TTGAGGACAGCGGGCTCTTGAGAGCTTTCTGCCAACTACCCAATCCTCACAGCTATCAAACTTGAGCCTGAGGCCCTTACTGCCTGGGCCTGAAAGGTGACCTTCAAAGAGAGGAAACTCGCATTTCAAAAGCGGCTGGGCTGCCCAAACAGAGCAAAAGCCCACCTTACTATCCTAATTCTCAACAGCTGGAACTGGGTACTTTTCTCTTGGGATATCAGCTCTCAGACGTCACAGGATTTGTGTCCCCTACCAGGGAGATTCCCACgtggcacagtggaaaagaacctgtctgccaatgcaggagcacaagacacacaggttcaacccttgggtcgggaagatcctggagaaggggacagcaatccactccagtactcttgcctggggaatcccatggtccatggggtcacaaagagtcagatacaacctagtgactaaacaataacaaccagAGAAGCCGAGTTGCCAGGTCCTCACTAGGTTAGAAGAAATCAGGACATATGCCCAGAAAGTGATATGCCAAATGCTGAATTTGCCTTTTTTAGGTGTGAGGTAGAAATTCAGAGGCTGAGATGCCACAACAGTGAACATACTCTGTCTCCCCAGGTATATATATGCTGCTCTGATGAACTTAACTCCTAGCATCCATGGCATACCTGCAAACTCTTGTAGCTGCTTACGCTCCTCCAGGTTATACTGAAGCTTCTCTAGCAACTCAAAATACCGGAAGAGTGAATCTCTAGGCCAGACAACACGTTCATCCTGATCCATGTCCATTAGCCCAGGCAGATTCTGGTGCACGTGAGTCTCCCAGTCCAGCTGACCTAGAAGGAGGAAtgcttcttaaaaatatattgagattCATGGAAGTTGGATAAAAGCTGATAAATTctatgggggtggaggtggagaaagcagggatgaaagaggatgcaggaaggagagaaggaaaaaatgtgtAGCACCAAGAAACCACTTTTACAGTAAACAAAGAAAGCCACAACCATACTTTTAAAAACTGCAGCAGAATCACAGAGGAAATGAAGAGGTGTGAAGAAAGTAATCAAGGCCAGAACATCGGActggtggagaaaatggggaAATACACACAGTGGGAGAACTCCTATTAAGATTTTGGGCTGTCTCATGAAAAAGAGGGGTCTGAATTCAACTGGAAGAAACCTTCTGCTTACCGATAAGGTCACAATATCTGGAGCTAGAAGCCGACGAGCAGgaggaaaatgaagaggaggaagaagagaaggaagatgtAGACTTTCTCCTTTTGGACAAGGACTTTGTTCTTGACTTAGATGCTTTTGAACCCTTTCTAGTGGCACCCTGTTTAGACTCTTGTTGAGAAGCTTCTGTTAAGTCTGAAGGTCTCCCTTGTTGACTGGCATCTCTGTAAGTGAAAAAGGAAATTTCATTGCTTCAAATACATCTACACGATATGACTAGTTCTATCACTATTCTAGTCCTGGCCCTGGCCTAAAAGTAGAACTTAAAGCAATGAGGCATCTCTGTTGTGGCATCTCAGCCTCTGAATTTCTACCTCACCCCTAAAAAACTGCTGTCAAGATCTAAGTTTAAGCATATCCAACCTAAATTAACCAATGGGATGCACTCCTATTAGTGCCCTTCACTGCATAACTTCTGTGCTCAATCTTATCCAGGCTTTCACATTCCACACTCCACCTTATTTTGCAGAGTTTTAGCCCCACCCACAGCCCTTGGCCCTATGTCTATTACACCACAACTATGCCCCCTGAGCCCTCGATTCCATCTCATTATTAGAGGGACAGTGGGCTCAGGTCTTTATGTTTTCTCCATTTATGGTTGCTCCTTTGGGGATCTCATCTCCTGAGTTTAAATGCCTCCtagatccctggtggctcagatgacaaagaatcgacatgcaatgcaggagacacgtgtttgatccctggatcagaaagatcccctggagaagggaatggctacccactccagtatcctcacctggagaattccatggacagaggagcctggcaggctacagtccatggggtcacatcagacacgactgaatgactaacactttcacttcagatGCAAATTTAAGCCCCTTGTCCAGATCTCACTCCTTAAACAAAACTTGTATATATAACTTTTACTTATGTAGAAAGCTTGAATGTCTAATGGACATCTTAAATCCAATCAAAACTAAATTCTTTTCCCACCAATCTTCCATTCACAGTCTTCCCCATCTCAGCTAACTGACCCTTCCTGCTCAGGTCAGACTCTCATCCTTAATTCTTCTCTCATAACCTACATCCAACCCACCAAGAAATCCTGTTGactctaccttcaaaatatatctttTCTCATTCGTATTGGTGCTACTCTGGCCTGAACCATCAACATCTCTTATTTGGACAGCAGCATAGCCTAACTCATCTCTACGCttctctttttgttcttcttATAGTCTATCATCAACACAGCAACCAGACcaatccttttctcttttgaaaaatatttatttatttggctgcactgggtctgagttgcagtgtgtgggcttagttgccccaacaCATGGGATCTTACTTTCCAGAGCAGGTATCAAACCTGCGTTCtctgctgcctctgctgctgctgctgatgctaagttgcttcagtcgtgtctgactctgtgtgaccccatagacggcagcccaccaggctcccccgtccctgggattctccaggcaagaacattggagtggggtgccatttccgcATTGCAAGGTAtatttctaaccactggaccaccagggaagtccccagactaATCCTTCTTAAACATAAGTCATTACATGTCGTTACTCTGCTCTGTTCCCATTTTCACCCAAAATCAAAGCCTAAGTCCTTACAGCGGTCCCCCCAGCCCTACAGGATCAGGTCCCCATTGtctttctgacctcatctcctaTCACTCTCCCCCCTGCTCACTCTACTTCAGTCACAATAGTGTCCTTGCCATTTCTCAAACACCACCAGGCATGCTTCTTGTTTAGGACCTTTGCACTAGCTGTTTTCTCTGCCGATAACACTCCTCCCATAGATATCCATGTAGTAATGCCCTCACGTCCTccaagtctttgctcaaatgcTACCTTCTCAATAAGTCTACTCTGTTTAAAATTAAAACCCATAATGAATCCCTACCCTATACTCCAATCCCCCTTAACCTGTTctacattttactttttcataatgcttatcatatttttaaatttgttaattgaagtatagttgatttgcaatgttgggttaatttctgctgaacagcagtgactcagttatgcacaTATACACTTTTTATATTAAATGCTTATCATATTTTAacatgttaattttctttttaatatgttcattGTTTAttgtctctttcctcctcctaCTTTATATAAATTCTATGAAAACAGGCATTattgtctattttgttcactgatatGTTCCAAGCAACTAGTAAGTATTCAATAATTATTAGTTgatgcatttcttctttttctttctgctctctTGTCTACTGCTGCACATTCATGGCTTTGAATAGCATCTGTTTCATGGAAGGTACTGTTACTAGTTTCCTATGGTTGtgataacaaattaccacaaacttggtagcctaaaacaacagaaatttattctctcacaattctggaagctggaaatctGAAATCAACATGTCAACAGGGCCATGCTCCCTTTGGAATCTCAAAGACAGAAGGTTCCTTGCTTCTTCTAGCTTCTGGTAGAAGCCTGGCATCCACTGGCTTACTTTGGCTTGTGGttgcatcactccaatctctgtctctgtcttgacAGCTTCTCCTATTCTGTGTCAATGTCTTCTCTCCCATATCTCCCATAAGTCACTGGACTTATGGCCCACCTGAATAATCCAGGGTGATCAcatctcaagatctttaatttatttgcatctgcagagacccttttttccaaataaggtcatgttcACAGGTTCCGGGGGTTAGGACATGGACATATCTTCTCGGAGGCCACTGTTCAACCCGATATAATAAGTAGTTATTGAAGGAATAGAATCCTCTCTCAAAGTCAATCTTCACCTTTGGTTTTCTACCTCTTTCACGTGTGTGCATCCCACTTCACATATACACTCCTAACCTGGCATCCAGTTTGCTAATGCTTGACCTCTGTGCCTCAGGGATTAGGTTTTGTctcctgcaaagaaaaaaaaaaaagcaaaacagtgaaGAGAGTTACACGGAAGCAGGAGGGtagtaaggaaaaaataaaagaattctgaTCATTAAGTGAAGAAAAGTGGGTGAGAACATGTTGTACTAAAGGAGTGAAAAAGAGTAGGAAAGCCCTGAAAGTGGATAAAGAATCGGGCAATATTTTAGAGCTGGGGAATTCTAACTCTGAGGCAAATCTGTCCCACAGGGGGAAACGGGATGAAGGCCAAGGAGTAGAAATAGAGGGTGGGATCGGGAAACCCTCGAGAACTGAAGGTGTGTATGAAGATAAGGCAGCAGACCTCTGGATAATCTGCCGCTTGAATATGTCGGCTTTGTGCTGGACCTCCAGGTGTGTCATCTCCTCGTTCAGCTCATTCCTGATATTCTGGAAGTTAGTAACTGCCCCAAAGGGCCATTAGGAGTCGGAAGGCGGCGGTGACTAGACCTGGGGAGACCGCTTGGGTGGGGAGAAACCAAGTGAAACATCCATTCCAGGGCCCACGCTTTCCTGTTACATCAGATTCTCTCCCTCTGTAATCCAGCAAACCTCGCTTTCACTCTAACTTCTTCCCAGCCCCCCTGCCCACCAAGTTTCACCTCTTCTATGCTTACCCATCATGGCTACTATGATATTTCGAAAGATAATGGAACCAAGTAACAACCAGAGGATGACATAGATGCTGCTGAAGGTGCGGCTGACCTCAGGCACCTTCCAGGTGTCCTGAAGCAGTGCATACCAGTGGTCCAGGGTGAAGAGAATGAACACGGTTACTATGGAATTCAGTAGGTCCCTAAAGAAAAAGGAGATGTGAGTACAGAGGGAGCTAATTCTCTACGAAACACTACCATTTGTACTCTCACAGCAACATACGAGCACTTCTTTGCAGTTTGCTCTGACTTTGGCTCCTTTTCTAccatactggtttttttttttaacctaatctTCAGTTTGAAATTGCTTtacttgcttttcctttgttaTGAATAATCTATGAATATCTCTCAGTATTCCATCAGTGCCTGGggcacagtaggtactcaatacaTAGATATTAACTGAATGTTTAAAAATTGAATCaccagggaggggggttcaggatggggaacacatgtacacccatggctgattcatgtgaatgtatggcaaaacccaccacaatattgtaaagtaattagcctccaattaaaataaataaattttaaaaaattgaatcacCAACTACACATTATTTTTGCAAGTTCATTCTACACTGTTCTATGGACTTCACCTGGTAGAGTCACAAATTTAGCAAACATCATGCCTACTTGGTTTGCTGCATGAATTGATAGCCAAGTAAGTGGATGGATGTGTGGCATAAACATGTGATTCCAAATAATGAATGATGATGAATATATCACAAAAGATCTCAGAAGATATCAAAAATTTCCCTCTTATCCCTCCATATACAAATTATTGAAAACATCAGAGCCTGAATAGAATGAATTCTATGACTTCCCTAAATCAATACTCTTACAAAACCACCTATTAGTCTAAGATAAGAGAGCTGAGAAGTGCTGACAAGATTGGATTCCAATTCATAAATAACTTTGTATCCTCTAAATCCAAATAGACTTTCTACTAGTAATCAGAGTTCTCTAGACAGAGATTACTAGGAGGTTTTACTTTTGAAAGAATGTAAGTGTGTTCATATGTAATTTCTACACTGAGAGATTGCAGTAAAACCAGTGACCATGCTTGAGAGTCATGGTAACATTTATTGATGTGTGTGAAATGTGTGAAATGCTGTGTAAGTGCTTAAATAAATTACATCATTTATCCCTATACTCATGAACTTATGCTACTTTTAATCCCATTTTTCAAAAGAGGTAACTGAAGCATAGAAACCAGGGCTTAACCACTGGAGTATACTACTTTTTAAAGATAGTTGATAAGGGTAAGTTTGAATTTGCAAAACCCAGAGCAAACCAGGAACTAGCTGCCCTATTCTCAAAATTGGAGCTAATACCACTCattattctttgctttctctttccctctccctactGTGTTCTATTCCCATTTCTTACAATAGACTATACGTGTATTACTGCACTTTGGATTCGCTTCCCAGTCTCATGTCCAGATTCTCTCCCCCAGCCCCGAGGCTCCCCCTGGTCCTGCCTACGAGAAGAACTCATGATACTCCAGGTCCTGGCGAGTTGAACGGGTGTAATTCTCGAAGAAGTAGACACCAGCCACAGCAAAAATGTAGAAGAAGATGAGCAGCAACATCAAGAGGAAGGTCATGCTCTAAAGGTCATGACCTTGAGTCAGAGCTGGGCCAGACTAGGCTGATTTCCACCTACAGCCCAGTCAGGCCCACCCTGGAAATCCCCCACCAGACCCTCACTTCTAGCCTGAGCCCAGTCATCTCTAGAACACAGTGGCTTGTCCCCAGCCCTTTCTCATGGACAATATTTCACAGGGTCTCTTATTGCCTTCTTTCACCCACCCAGACTGTTTCATGTTATATCCCCATGTTTTTccactttgcccacctgatagaGCTGCAATAGTCAAATTACCTTGAGGGCTCTGACCAGGGCCAAAATGATGACTCGAACTTGATGGAATCGTGCAAAGAGTTTGAGAGACCTTAGTACCCGGCAGATCCTCAGCAACTGGAGCCATACAGGTTTGCTTGTTACCCCTGCCAGCACCACAATCTCAGGAATCAGGGACTGTAGGAAACACAGATTGTGAGTAAAATATACCCCTCAAAGCACCCAGTACAGCTGCcctttttttatctcttctttttcatagTTCTTTGGTCATTATCCTTTGAATAGCATTTTCTGGGGACTGTTTCCTATTCAGTCTTCCTAtaaaaaattacttaaactcTGCATTTCAACTTGCTCAGATGTAAAAAGGGGATTATCTCAGTGCTTATCTCATTGGATTACTGTGGagctcaaatgaaaaaaaaaaaaagcaagtaaaaCAGGATAGTTCCTGACATTTAATAAGTGCCTAGTAACTGGTAGAAGTTATTGCTGAGGTTAATGTGATTAGATTCTTCCTTGCTTCCAATAACAACTCATGCAATGCCTGACTTTTAGTTTTAGAGAAGAAACAACCAAAATAAGGAAGTTAGGTACATTTCTATTTGTTTCTTCCTATACTGTAATTATCTTTTCTTGTCTTTGATTCACCTAGGCACATTTCTCCATCCAGTAAATTAATCTTCAGGATATCCATCTATCCTTACCAATACTGTGACCACAAAGTCAAAAACGTTCCAGGCATTCTTCCAGAAGAGGAAAAAGCTGGATAGCCACATAAGAAGGATCTCCAAGATGAAAACAAGCAAGATGAACCAAGCTGCCACCTCCAGAGTCAGCTTCAGTGGCTCCAATCGGGTATTTGCAGATTCGAGCAATTCTGTGAGAATAGAGCAAAGGATGAGTAGAGCTTAAAGAAGGGGGAAGTTGAATGATAGAGAATGATTAGCAACTGCTAAAAAGCCACAGTTGTGCCCACTGCTATgccatttttcttttggaaaattaaGGAGTTTCTTTCCTTAATACTGTTGTTGGTTCAACCTATGAaacagaactgaacatgaaaaatAGCTTCAAGTCATCTCCTGTTGGTTCTGGTACGTGTTAACAGCTACAAGTTACTGCCTTCTCGCTCTGGGGTCAGAAAGTCACCAAGGAATTGCTTAACGACCACCAATGCTGTCTGCTGTCTGTTGTTTGGTGTTAGCGGAACACCAAACTTCACAAAGCAGCAACGGGCCTTCAGAAAAGAATGCAAATGTAGGGCCACGGTTTTATAACATGTCTAGGAACAAGAAACCAAATTCATGGGATGTATTAGGCTATAACAAGAAACTACatggttgttatttttatttatttggctgtgcttgaGTCTTCACTGGGGCATGtgggcagcacacaggcttcccagcGCAGGggcctctctctagttgtggctcgtgggtgGGCTTAGTCATGCAGGTGAGTTTACCTGCCTctcaggatgtgggatcttaggctcagaccagggactgaacctatgtcccctgtattggaaggcagatccttaaccactggaccaccaggaaagtccttttgTTAGTTTTAAAGCGTTCCCTTTCTATTTTGCCTAAAATTGATTTTATTCTGCAAACTGAATCCAAATTGAACCCTCTGTAGAACCTATTTGCTAACTTTGATTTCTTAACTCATCTTTCAACCCTCTTCACCTCTTCTATACATTTAATAGATGTATATCATGCTGTAAAAAAAAGCATTAAGATCAAAATAGGTTTAAAAGCTAAATAATGATTTGTTTCTCTTTGAAACAGAATAATCTGAGAACCTCCAAAGGCACTATGACTGAAATGCCTGGCGGTTAATAGAGACAAGAAGAGAATAATCAATCACCTTGAACAACACAAACTGCTGTGAAATTTTGATACATACTCAGTTATAAATTGTTATTGTTTTCAGCAATGTTTTGGCTAATTACATCTATTATGAAGTAAGGAACACTGATATTCAAATACAACTTCATGGACAGCAAAAGAATAATCCTGCAAGTTTATTTCAAGACAATCTTCATCAGATTCTATAAATTGCATTCATCtgatagaaaattttatttagcaCATAAAGATATCTCTAGAACCTCAAAAATCAGTGCTAAAATTGTGTTATactcagggttttttttgttggaaATAAGGACTATTCACACTCATGATGTGTTATTTTCAGAGAAGGGCTTGCAAATAAGCCAAATCTACTTTCTTTTCTCACTCTCACCATTTAGAAGCAAAatatgaaaagtataaaaataagccAATTGGTGTCTGAAGTGCGAAGAATTACCAATATCATTCTAGAAGATTAGTTCCTATTTTTTTATGCCTGAACACATAATTAAATTTTCACCTACACTTTAACATATATAACATGTATTTAACATATAATACACAatgttgtaaacctaaaactagtacatatctaatttttttgaaagaaacaaaaactataaaaatataatacatagggaattccttggtgacccagggtccagtggttaggaggcACTTTTACTGCCacaggccagggtttgatccctgatcagagaacaaAGATCCCGTTAGCcatccaacacagccaaaaaaaaaaaaaaaaaaaccaataaagtaaatatatttgCTACCCAAACCAAACTTAACatatgttgttgttcttcagttgctaagtcatgtctgactttttgtgaccccatggactgcagaacaccaggctcccctgtcctttactatctctcaaagtttgctcaaactcatgtccattgagttggtgatgccatccaaccatctcatcctctgcctcctccttctctttttgccttcaatctttcccagcatcagggtcttttccaatgagtcagctcttcacatcagatggccaaagtattggagcttcagcttcagtatcagtccttccaatgaatattcagggttgacatcctttaggattgactggtttgatctccttgctgtccaagggactctcaagagtcttctccaacaccacagttcaagagcatcaattctttggtgctcagcttctttatgatccaactgtcacatccgtacatgaccactggaaaaaccatagctttgattatatggacctttgttggcaaagtgatgcctttggtttttaatacactgtctaggtttgtcatagacttccttccaaggagcagtgaaagtcgctcagactctttgaaaccccatggactgtatagtccatggaattctccaggccagaatactggagtgggtagcctttcccttctccagcagatcttcctgatccaggaatcgaaccagggtctcttgcattgcaggtggattctttaccaactgagctatgagggaagtatAGGAGCAAGCGTctcctaatttcatggctacagtcactgtctgcagtgattctggagcccaagaaaacaaactcagtcactgcttccactctttccccttctatttgccattaagtgatgggaacagatgccataatcttagttttttgttgttgttgttgttgttaattttgtACTTTgtagtgatcttagttttttgaatgttgagttttaagccagctttttcactcttctctttcaccctcatcaagagactcgttcttgttcactttctgccattagagtgatatcatctacaaatctgaggttgttgatatttctcccagcagtcttgattccagtttgtgattcatccagcttagcattttgtatgatgtactctgcatacagatttataatcagagtgacaatatacatccctgtattcctttcccaattttgaacctgtcaGTGGTTgggttctaacggttgcttcttggctggcatacagatttctatgGAGAGAGGTAAGGAAGTTACctgtttgttgtgatacacacagtcaaagattttagtgtagtcaatgaagcagatgtttttctgtaattcctttgctttctctatgatccaacaaatgttggcaatttgatctctgattcctctgccttttctaaacccagcttgttcatctggaagttcttggttcatgtactactgaaacctagcttgaaggattttgagtataaccttcctagcgtgtgaaatgagtgcaactgcaCTGtagtttaacattctttggcattgcccttctttgggatttgaataaaaattgaccttttccagctctgaggccactgctgagttttccaaatttacagacatattgagtgcatcactttaacaccatcatcttttaggatcttaaATAGCTTacttggaattccatcacctccactagctttgttgactCAATATATAATGccacataaaaattaatttctagacaaataatatactttattttaaaaaagcatgatcacttataaaatggaaaaagtataaatttactcacattttatgattaaaattataacactaaaataaaatagtaacatgttactttaaaatatttttacttcaatTTATTTCTCCATATCACAGAAAaaacatgataaaataaaatgattataattaCTAAGGAGGTTTTCAAAGTTATATATGTTTTCCTGGGAAGCAAAGTCATAGGACAACAAAGATTGGGGAGCTTTGATCTAGAGAACTGTTACTTACATTACTATTTTTCTCCCTATCTCTAACAGTAATATTTATGATCTggaaaactgcttttaaaaatctaaacaaagTCTTAATGTTTATCACACAAATTAGTCTATTCAAAAAACTGTTAGTCACAAATTATTTCCCTCTGCCAACTCCCTCCTGCCTTTCtatcatgcgtgcatgctaagttgcttcagtcctgtccaactctttgcaaccctatggactatagcctgccaggctcctctgtccatgagattctccaggcaagaatattgaagtgggttgccatgccctcctccagaggatcttccaaacccagggacgaAACCctcacctcttatgtctcctgcattggcaggcgggttctttccaTGAGAAGGTATTTAATGATCTTGCCAGGTGGTTGCCACATAGGCAGTCCACCGTTTCTCTGACACAATAATCATATTTCATATTCAGCTATTTTACCAAAAAGAATGGTTAGTGTTGTTCTATTTTGATTTGCCCATTAGATCCAAGGAATTCCATATAGTTACTGCCCATTAGATCCAGGGAATCTcatatatttactttatattcTAAGGCTTAAGTCTATATCCCTAATCCTACAAGGTAAACACTTGCCAATTATCATGATTAACAAGAAATAGGAAATGTGGGTAAAATCCTCACCACTGTGGGGAGGAAATAAAAGAGTTCAAAGCATATAGTATACTGGAGTTGGCCAATGACACCAATTACTGTTGGGTCTTAAAATACTTCTGACCTGACTGCATTAAAAGACTACTGTTAAGGTGGGAAACATCCCCCAAATAGTGACGGAATGAGGAAGTGAGTACTTCTACTCTCCTTTCTGAGTGGTTTGTTTGAGACGTAATCAAATGAGTTCATTGATTTTTCAAacattcttttgcttttaataCATTTCACAAAATTTATGACTGGTTTTAGAGTCATTTACTTTTTAAGTCATTCTTCTGGCTCATCTAACATCTTAGTTGTACCTTTACATACATTGTGAGCTTTCTTATTTGTACTTAATCTTTCTAAATCtatttgtaaaaatgtaaatgttgGATCACAGGCTGATAGGCACTCAGTATCTCTATTAGGAGAtccattatattaaaaacaaacaaacaaacaaaaaaacaaaaaaaaacaccagtaTGTCCCCTACAcacgaaccttcaagttgcaaactttcaaagatgccaaTGTGCGTTCACATATCCAATCACATAAGTTAGCTCATGTGTCTGGTGTACACGGTCATGTGTGTGCATCCTttacaagtggttgtgctttcgtgtactttactgtacagtaccACATagagtacagtatctttatttcaagaccaggatgtccagaagcaagtgTAAAAACAGTGGTAATGTA
The nucleotide sequence above comes from Bubalus kerabau isolate K-KA32 ecotype Philippines breed swamp buffalo chromosome 19, PCC_UOA_SB_1v2, whole genome shotgun sequence. Encoded proteins:
- the CATSPER2 gene encoding cation channel sperm-associated protein 2; this translates as MATYHPSGHMQLPRADAIRSRLIDTFSLIEHLQGLSQAVPRHTIREILDSSRQKKLMLGDQHQLVRFSIKPRHVERITHAQRLMSTLRVRCSERPPLSLWAGWVLERPIFRNFIIFLIFLNTVVLMVEIELLESANTRLEPLKLTLEVAAWFILLVFILEILLMWLSSFFLFWKNAWNVFDFVVTVLSLIPEIVVLAGVTSKPVWLQLLRICRVLRSLKLFARFHQVRVIILALVRALKSMTFLLMLLLIFFYIFAVAGVYFFENYTRSTRQDLEYHEFFSDLLNSIVTVFILFTLDHWYALLQDTWKVPEVSRTFSSIYVILWLLLGSIIFRNIIVAMMVTNFQNIRNELNEEMTHLEVQHKADIFKRQIIQRRQNLIPEAQRSSISKLDARDASQQGRPSDLTEASQQESKQGATRKGSKASKSRTKSLSKRRKSTSSFSSSSSSFSSCSSASSSRYCDLIGQLDWETHVHQNLPGLMDMDQDERVVWPRDSLFRYFELLEKLQYNLEERKQLQEFAVQALMNFEDK